From the Quercus lobata isolate SW786 chromosome 6, ValleyOak3.0 Primary Assembly, whole genome shotgun sequence genome, one window contains:
- the LOC115950525 gene encoding ribosome biogenesis protein TSR3 homolog isoform X2, with product MRYGIFIYREEVRHWCNGKCHPLKQCVEGSSKRINLSKVVELRVNNGFGGIVLSPVGTKCVSREDHSLMKRKGLAVVDCSWARLSDVPFVKLRCAAPRLLPWLVAANPVNYGRPCQLSCVEALSAALIICGEEETANLLLGKFKWGHAFLSLNRELLKAYSECENSADIISVQNSWLSQESQVPKVLPEVEGTDVASHSEDENSCDSEDGLPPLERNMNHMNLQESDEESE from the exons ATGAGATATGGAATTTTCATATATAGGGAAGAGGTTAGACATTGGTGCAATGGCAAGTGCCATCCGCTCAAGCAATGTGTCGAGGGTTCGAGTAAGAGAATCAACCTCTCCAAAGTTGTG GAGTTGCGTGTGAATAATGGTTTTGGGGGAATTGTTTTAAG TCCAGTTGGTACAAAATGCGTCTCTAGAGAAGATCATAGCTTAATGAAGAGGAAAGGATTAGCGGTTGTGGATTGCTCATGGGCACGTTTGAGTGATGTACCTTTCGTGAAGCTGCGTTGTGCTGCTCCTCGACTCT TACCGTGGCTGGTTGCAGCAAATCCGGTAAATTATGGTAGACCATGTCAACTATCTTGTGTGGAGGCATTATCTGCAGCTCTAATCATTTG TGGGGAAGAGGAAACTGCAAATCTGTTGCTTGGCAAGTTCAAATGGGGCCATGCTTTCCTATCTCTCAACAG gGAACTTCTGAAGGCATACTCTGAATGTGAAAATAGTGCTGATATTATTTCGGTTCAAAATTCTTGGCTTTCACAAGAAAGTCAGGTCCCAAAGGTTCTCCCAGAAGTGGAAG GAACAGACGTGGCATCTCATAGTGAGGATGAGAACTCTTGCGATTCTGAAGATGGGCTTCCACCACTTGAAAGGAATATGAATCATATGAACCTACAGGAAAGTGATGAAGAAAGTGAATAA
- the LOC115994357 gene encoding apoptotic chromatin condensation inducer in the nucleus yields the protein MSSQYPILDNRPIDQWKVTELKEELKRRRLTTTGLKADLIKRLDEAILSERENAAKLAEMENAAKLAEMENAAKLAEMEKAAKDVDNGFECGVESVVGSKDVQSVQVAAETDKDLADDSDKNNKNKNADDVTVEVDINESEATLDQEKVEESDMLGHIDSSRVEEEIVVQTTTVETSIEVTETVVSEVVLSEQDSENVETHEENGNIKSQLENDDLKSHLEIEESKPQLESEESKPQLESEESKPQLENESLNPPSEGVMLDLSTPDNQVSEVSPILGSQVKSDSISTDSVSINETIELKDNVIADHVNLELDVVKPEMVEPSSSHVVPVGGESHPMDVEEPHENKASDGGKDSCNATDADINKKIDSADVGYSEKLNLDRSSGDDSMEEDVLESKQIDSKYNSEEVEIKIEKSHVVKEESHVAVLGDALSAEKKEVNVEGKSHPAAPAEKRKFNDQPAVGNSEPIKRQRRWKSEGLKVPEPQSTNSTPTTTPKDTFQSAATKRNFSRSDSTNSEDTPKERVVPPSPKSPTNSLRIDRFLRPFTLKAVQELLGKTGSVTSFWMDHIKTHCYVTYSSVEEAVETRNAVFNLQWPPNGGRLLVADFVDPQEVKSRVEAPQTPVTPTSAGPIVPPAPPTSQPQPSPRQHRPQLPPPPPLPPPPPLSNPPQSRERVQLPPPPPLPEKLDPPIVTLDDLFRKTKATPRIYYLPLTEEQVAAKLTAQGKNTRQ from the exons ATGTCATCACAATATCCAATTCTTGACAATCGACCAATTGATCAATGGAAGGTTACAGAGCTAAAAGAGGAGCTTAAAAGAAGGAGATTAACAACTACTGGTTTAAAGGCTGATTTGATTAAACGTCTGGATGAAGCTATTCTCAGCGAAAGGGAAAATGCTGCAAAGCTTGCCGAAATGGAAAATGCGGCAAAGCTTGCCGAAATGGAAAATGCAGCAAAGCTTGCTGAAATGGAAAAGGCTGCAAAGGATGTGGATAATGGATTTGAATGTGGAGTTGAATCTGTAGTTGGATCAAAAGATGTGCAGTCAGTGCAAGTTGCTGCAGAAACTGATAAAGACCTTGCAGATGACAGTGATAAAAAtaacaagaacaaaaatgcagATGATGTTACAGTTGAGGTTGATATTAATGAGAGTGAGGCAACCTTGGATCAAGAAAAAGTTGAGGAAAGTGACATGCTTGGTCATATTGATTCTTCTAGGGTGGAAGAGGAGATAGTTGTTCAGACAACCACTGTCGAAACCAGCATTGAAGTAACTGAGACTGTGGTATCTGAGGTAGTGTTGAGTGAGCAAGATTCAGAGAACGTTGAAACCCACGAGGAGAATGGAAACATAAAATCCCAGCTGGAAAATGATGATCTGAAGTCCCATCTGGAGATTGAGGAATCAAAGCCCCAGTTGGAGAGTGAGGAATCAAAGCCCCAGTTAGAGAGTGAGGAATCAAAGCCCCAGCTGGAAAATGAGAGTTTAAATCCTCCATCTGAGGGTGTCATGCTCGACCTTTCTACTCCAGACAACCAGGTATCTGAAGTCAGCCCTATTTTAGGGTCTCAAGTAAAATCTGATTCTATTTCTACTGATTCTGTGTCAATTAATGAAACGATTGAACTAAAGGATAATGTAATTGCTGATCATGTCAATTTAGAACTAGATGTTGTTAAGCCTGAGATGGTGGAACCATCATCCAGCCATGTTGTCCCAGTTGGTGGTGAATCACATCCAATGGATGTTGAGGAGCCACATGAGAACAAGGCATCTGATGGAGGGAAAGATAGCTGCAATGCTACAGATGCAGATATAAACAAGAAAATTGATAGTGCAGATGTAGGGTACTCTGAAAAGTTAAATTTGGACAGGAGTTCTGGTGATGATTCCATGGAAGAGGATGTGCTGGAGAGTAAGCAAATTGATTCTAAGTATAACTCTGAAGAAGTAGAAATTAAGATTGAGAAAAGTCATGTTGTGAAAGAGGAAAGTCATGTTGCTGTTCTTGGGGATGCTTTATCTGCTGAAAAAAAGGAAGTCAATGTTGAGGGTAAGAGTCATCCAGCTGCACCTgctgagaaaagaaaattcaatg ATCAACCAGCAGTTGGAAATAGTGAGCCAATCAAGAGGCAACGTAGGTGGAAATCTGAAGGCCTCAAAGTTCCAGAGCCCCAGAGCACTAATTCTACCCCTACAACTACGCCCAAGGACACTTTCCAGTCTGCTGCTACAAAACGTAACTTCTCTAGATCGGACTCTACAAATAGTGAGGATACTCCCAAGGAACGTGTTG TTCCTCCATCACCAAAATCTCCAACTAATTCTCTTAGAATTGATCGATTTCTGCGTCCCTTTACATTGAAAGCAGTGCAAGAACTTCTTGGCAAAACTGGGAGTGTTACCAGTTTTTGGATGGACCACATCAAGACCCATTGCTATGTTACT TACTCATCAGTGGAAGAAGCTGTAGAGACAAGGAACGCTGTTTTTAACTTGCAATGGCCTCCAAATGGTGGGCGCCTCCTAGTGGCTGACTTTGTTGATCCTCAGGAAGTGAAATCGCGGGTGGAGGCTCCTCAGACTCCAGTTACACCTACAAGTGCTGGTCCCATTGTTCCTCCTGCCCCTCCCACCTCGCAGCCCCAGCCCTCACCCCGTCAACATAGGCCGCAGCTTCCACCACCACCTCCTCTACCACCACCGCCACCTTTGTCTAACCCACCTCAGTCAAGAGAGCGGGTTCAActtccacctccacctccacttCCGGAGAAACTTGACCCTCCTATTGTCACTTTGGATGATCTCTTCCGGAAAACCAAGGCAACCCCTCGGATCTACTATTTGCCTTTGACAGAAGAACAAGTAGCAGCAAAACTCACAGCGCAGGGCAAAAACACCAGGCAGTAG
- the LOC115995266 gene encoding 60S ribosomal protein L30-like: MVAGKKTKKTHESINNRLALVMKSGKYTLGYKTVLRSLRNSRGKLIIISSNCPPLRKSEIEYYAMLAKVGVHHFVGNNNDLGTACGKYYRVSCLSIIDPGDSDIIKTLPGDH, encoded by the exons ATGGTGGCTGGCAAGAAAACT AAGAAGACCCATGAGAGCATCAACAACAGGCTCGCCCTCGTCATGAAGAGCGGCAAATACACGCTCGGCTACAAAACCGTTCTTCGCTCTCTCAGAAACTccagag GAAAACTTATTATAATTTCGAGTAATTGTCCACCGCTGAGGAAATCCGAGATTGAGTACTACGCAATGCTCGCCAAAGTTGGGGTTCACCATTTTGTTGGAA ACAATAATGACTTGGGAACAGCTTGTGGCAAGTATTATCGGGTGTCTTGCCTTAGCATTATTGATCCAG GTGATTCTGATATCATTAAGACCCTGCCAGGTGACCATTAA
- the LOC115995446 gene encoding regulation of nuclear pre-mRNA domain-containing protein 1B, which produces MNSVFNEQILADKLSKVNSTQQCIETLSHWCIFHRSKAELVVSTWDKQFHCSQMVQKVPLLYLANDILQNSKRKGNEFVTEFWKVLPAALKSVTGTGDDQGKNVVSRLVAIWEERRVFGSRARSLKDIMLGEELPPPLEFSKKRSRSVRIVKRDSRSIRTKLSIGGTAEKIVSAFHLVLSEHPNEDAEMSKCKSAVHRVRRMEKDFDFTCSNAKDPKRKTLSKELEEEENILKQCIEKLKSVEASRVALVSQLKEALHEQESELENVRTQMQVAQAQAEEASNMRKRLDDEDYVSKPSTATTPIDANSKAGQTTKKSAAAIAAEVADRLAASSSSQLIMTSVLSTFAAEEAKNAGLAKVSTPSNSDSTVKPEKSLPVSEPIAFLSTQPFTTPPNHSYQSVLVPQSTVQNQVPTSQAQYHIIPNPSSQQYLQPSGGIMTPYGYNSIPPLPPGPPPPPPHMVSPMVPLTLQVTQQPPAPPSFRPLQPPGMVFYANPHLSQ; this is translated from the exons ATGAATAGTGTTTTCAATGAGCAGATTCTTGCTGATAAACTCTCCAAGGTCAACAGCACCCAGCAGTGCATTGAAA CTTTGTCACATTGGTGTATATTTCACCGGAGCAAAGCAGAACTGGTTGTTTCGACATGGGATAAACAGTTCCACTGTTCGCAGATGGTTCAGAAAGTTCCCCTGTTGTATCTAGCAAATGACATCCTACAAAATAGTAAACGAAAAGGAAATGAGTTTGTTACTGAGTTTTGGAAGGTTCTTCCTGCTGCACTCAAAAGCGTTACTGGAACAGGAGATGATCAAGGAAAAAATGTGGTCTCTAGATTG GTTGCTATATGGGAAGAAAGGAGAGTTTTTGGATCCCGTGCACGGAGCCTCAAAGATATAATGCTTGGAGAGGAATTGCCTCCACCCTTGGAGTTCAGCAAAAAACGTTCGCGTTCAGTCAGAATTGTAAAAAGGGATTCACGCTCTATTAGAACG AAATTGTCCATTGGAGGTACAGCTGAAAAAATAGTTTCAGCATTTCACTTGGTGCTCAGTGAACATCCTAATGAAGATGCGGAAATGAGTAAATGCAAGTCTGCAGTTCACCGTGTGAGGAGGATGGAGAAAGATTTTGATTTCACCTGTTCTAACG CAAAGGATCCAAAGCGAAAAACTCTGTCAAAAGAACTTGAGGAggaggaaaatattttgaaacagTGTATTGAAAAACTTAAATCAGTTGAAGCAAGTAGAGTAGCGCTTGTATCTCAGTTAAAAGAAGCTCTACATGAACAG GAATCTGAACTGGAGAATGTCCGAACTCAGATGCAG GTAGCTCAGGCACAGGCAGAGGAAGCCAGCAACATGCGGAAGCGGcttgatgatgaagattatgTATCAAAACCATCCACTGCAACCACTCCAATTGATGCAAACTCAAAAGCAGGGCAAACAACTAAGAAGTCAGCTGCAGCCATTGCAGCTGAGGTTGCAGACAGGCTTGCAGCTTCTAGCTCCTCTCAACTGATAATGACTTCTGTTCTCTCTACATTTGCAGCGGAAGAGGCAAAGAATGCTGGATTAGCAAAAGTGTCCACGCCTTCAAATTCCGATTCAACGGTAAAACCTGAGAAGTCGTTGCCAGTTTCAGAGCCTATTGCTTTCTTGTCCACACAGCCGTTTACTACACCGCCAAACCATTCGTATCAATCAGTTTTGGTTCCACAATCAACAGTGCAGAACCAAGTCCCAACCTCTCAAGCTCAATATCATATAATTCCAAACCCATCTTCCCAACAGTATTTGCAGCCATCAGGAGGGATCATGACCCCGTATGGTTATAATAGTATTCCACCCTTACCACCAGGACCGCCACCTCCCCCACCCCATATGGTCAGTCCAATGGTGCCTTTGACTTTGCAAGTAACTCAGCAACCCCCAGCGCCCCCTAGTTTCCGGCCACTTCAGCCTCCTGGGATGGTATTCTATGCTAATCCTCACCTTTCTCAGTGA